One genomic window of Ziziphus jujuba cultivar Dongzao chromosome 4, ASM3175591v1 includes the following:
- the LOC125422090 gene encoding disease resistance-like protein CSA1, with translation MKKLRLLIIRNLALEMRDGHSLNIEYLSKELRFLQWHKFPAEYLPSDFQRGGLVVLKLWWSKSLRNNPIKPLNSLKTIDISHSTNLRKFEDFGVVPNLERLILEGCVNLVEIDQSITLLKRLTILNLKCCIGLQNLPTSMGSLKSLKVLNLEGCVSLTNLPEDLGLLNSLEKLNLGGISIEGRYLPSWSGGRQCNNLMNTIVGKGFSSSAGFFSLKRLVLSSCGLGNEAFPENFGCLVSLRHLNLSNNDFSRLPVSFNKLSKLHTMNLGYCRNLELLGPELPPDLRWIGLSCSVSLDGFLDALMNDQCNMACSVICEGCLKLATRQSSERTTFTLLKRYLQKRPRYVFNFVLPGNEIPSWFTRKSFKPSITLQLDPNWFNSKWMGFTVCSCFRTPSPSFGYAVKIEELNCGLGRRCTYEKKVVSAVDFPMDHLWIMYWPRRLITSDILPNIPVDQEWGNNCSRLTFSFKTYDLDGKTHTDKYIRSCGVHLVYKQDIEDMNPVFSDGIEYPFEG, from the exons ATGAAGAAGTTAAGATTGCTCATTATTCGTAATCTTGCCTTGGAAATGAGAGATGGCCACTCACTGAACATTGAATATCTTTCTAAAGAGTTACGATTCCTTCAGTGGCATAAATTTCCTGCAGAATATTTGCCATCAGATTTCCAACGAGGTGGACTTGTTGTATTGAAGTTGTGGTGGAGCAAAAGCCTTCGTAACAACCCTATCAAG CCTTTAAACAGTTTGAAAACCATTGACATAAGTCATTCAACAAATTTAAGAAAGTTTGAAGACTTTGGGGTGGTTCCAAATCTAGAGCGGTTGATTCTTGAAGGTTGTGTAAATCTAGTGGAGATTGACCAATCCATCACACTTCTTAAAAGGCTTACTATCTTGAACCTGAAATGTTGCATTGGTCTACAAAATCTTCCAACAAGCATGGGTAGTTTGAAATCTCTCAAAGTTCTAAACCTTGAAGGTTGTGTAAGCCTTACCAACTTACCAGAGGACTTGGGGCTTCTAAATAGTTTAGAGAAGCTTAATTTGGGAGGCATTTCTATAGAAGGCAGGTATCTACCATCTTGGAGCGGAGGGCGACAATGCAACAATTTGATGAATACCATTGTTGGAAAAGGTTTCTCATCGTCAGctggttttttctctttgaaaaGGTTGGTACTAAGCAGCTGTGGTCTTGGGAATGAAGCGTTTCCTGAAAATTTTGGCTGCTTAGTTTCTTTACGACATTTAAACCTCAGCAATAATGATTTTTCTCGCCTACCTGTCAGTTTCAATAAACTATCCAAGCTTCATACTATGAATTTAGGCTACTGTAGAAATCTAGAATTGTTGGGGCCAGAGCTTCCTCCTGATCTACGATGGATAGGCCTTAGTTGCTCTGTATCATTGGACGGGTTTCTTGATGCATTAATGAACGACCAATGCAACATGGCGTGCTCTGTAATTTGCGAGGGATGCTTGAAATTGGCAACAAGGCAGAGCAGCGAAAGGACAACATTTACATTACTGAAAAGGTACCTTCAGAAACGCCCCCGCTACGTATTTAACTTTGTTCTTCCTGGAAATGAAATTCCATCTTGGTTCACTCGTAAAAGTTTCAAGCCCTCCATAACTTTACAACTAGATCCGAATTGGTTCAACAGTAAGTGGATGGGTTTCACTGTTTGTTCATGCTTTCGTACACCAAGCCCATCTTTTGGGTATGCTGTAAAGATTGAAGAATTGAACTGTGGACTTGGTCGAAGATGCACTTATGAAAAAAAGGTGGTCTCAGCGGTGGATTTCCCGATGGATCACCTTTGGATAATGTATTGGCCTCGTAGATTGATCACATCCGATATCCTACCCAATATCCCAGTCGATCAAGAGTGGGGAAACAACTGCAGTCGGCTTACGTTTTCATTTAAAACATATGACTTGGATGGTAAAACACATACAGACAAGTACATTAGATCGTGTGGTGTCCATTTGGTGTATAAGCAAGACATAGAAGATATGAACCCAGTTTTCAGCGACGGCATCGAATATCCTTTTGAAGGatga
- the LOC107427373 gene encoding disease resistance protein RUN1-like: MKRSYSALSAAASSSSSSSSSSRRTEYDVFLSFRGETRNNFTSHLYAALCQKGIDTFLDGHKLERGKSISPELLKAIENSRCSVIVLSENYASSSWCLDELVKILECREAYKQIVLPIFYHVDPSHVRKQIGSFGEPFRRYEQDFSEKVQRWRNALTQVASLAGWALHDGNEAKFIQDFIVELSNKLSVAQSNILEDIFGMDSRLEKLNVCVCTSSLDNVHFIGICGLGGIGKTTLAKAYYDWMSSQFEGCSFLTNIREVCEKKENGLVCLQNLLLSDILNGLPIEVRDIHKGMDMIKSRLHHKKVLVVLDDVDKLDQLNALAGKNNWFGSGSRIIVTTRDESLVRKAYIECRIYRVEKLNYREGLQLFSHKAFKSTHPSKEYEKLSEKVIAYAEGLPLALEVLGSFLCGKNVKQWESALDRMKEYPNKEIMKVLQISFDGLEKTEKSIFLDIACFFNGFKKDNIIQIMDACGFFPEIGIKILIDKSILHVDIVDRVWMHDLLQEMGKEIVREKSRNEPGRCSRIWDYDDLCHV, translated from the exons ATGAAAAGATCTTACTCAGCGCTCTCTgctgctgcttcttcttcttcttcttcttcttcttcttctcgtaGAACAGAATATGATGTGTTTTTGAGTTTTAGGGGTGAAACCCGCAACAATTTTACAAGTCATCTCTATGCTGCTCTTTGTCAGAAAGGAATCGACACCTTCTTAGATGGTCATAAACTAGAGAGAGGCAAATCCATTTCCCCAGAATTGTTGAAAGCCATCGAAAATTCACGCTGTTCGGTCATCGTTCTCTCGGAAAACTATGCTTCTTCGAgttggtgtttggatgaacttgTCAAGATTCTTGAATGCAGGGAGGCCTATAAACAGATTGTTCTGCCAATTTTCTACCATGTGGATCCATCTCATGTACGGAAGCAGATTGGAAGTTTTGGAGAACCATTCCGCAGATATGAACAAGATTTTAGTGAAAAGGTGCAGAGATGGAGGAATGCTTTAACACAAGTTGCCAGTCTTGCTGGATGGGCTTTACATGACGG GAATGAAGCAAAATTCATACAAGACTTTATCGTAGAGCTGTCAAATAAACTCAGTGTTGCACAGTCAAACATTTTAGAGGACATTTTTGGTATGGATTCACGACTAGAGAAACTAAATGTTTGTGTTTGTACTTCATCATTGGATAATGTTCACTTTATTGGAATTTGTGGGTTGGGCGGAATTGGGAAGACAACTCTTGCCAAAGCTTATTATGACTGGATGTCTTCTCAATTTGAAGGTTGCAGCTTCCTTACAAATATTAGAGAAGTTtgtgaaaagaaggaaaatggtCTTGTGTGTTTGCAAAATCTTCTCCTTTCAGATATTCTAAATGGTTTGCCTATAGAAGTAAGGGATATTCATAAAGGAATGGACATGATAAAAAGTAGGTTACACCATAAGAAGGTACTTGTTGTCCTTGATGATGTTGACAAATTAGACCAGCTAAATGCATTAGCTGGGAAAAATAATTGGTTTGGCTCTGGAAGTAGAATAATTGTAACTACTAGAGATGAAAGTTTGGTTCGAAAAGCATATATAGAATGTAGAATATATAGAGTTGAGAAATTGAATTATAGAGAAGGTCTTCAACTATTTTCTCACAAAGCCTTCAAAAGTACTCATCCTTCTAAGGAATATGAGAAGTTGTCTGAAAAAGTGATAGCTTATGCTGAGGGTCTTCCATTAGCTTTAGAAGTATTGGGTTcctttttatgtggaaaaaatGTAAAGCAATGGGAAAGTGCTTTGGATAGAATGAAGGAGTATCCAAACAAGGAGATTATGAAAGTACTTCAAATCAGTTTTGATGGACTtgagaaaacagagaaaagtATTTTCCTAGATATTGCATGCTTCTTCAATGgatttaaaaaagataatatcaTTCAAATTATGGATGCCTGTGGTTTCTTTCCAGAAATCGGGATAAAAATTCTCATTGATAAGTCTATCCTACATGTTGACATTGTTGACCGAGTTTGGATGCATGACTTATTGCAAGAGATGGGAAAGGAAATTGTTCGGGAAAAATCTCGCAACGAACCTGGAAGATGCAGTAGAATATGGGATTATGATGATTTATGTCATGTTTAA